CGTCAGGACGATTTCGGCGATTGCGGTGGGCGGCATGTCAGACCCTGTGGGTCCCGTCCCGGACGGTTCCGACCAGGTCCTCGACGAGATCCTCGAGCGCCACCATCGCCACCACTTGGTCCTCTTCGTCGGTGACCAGCGCCAGGTGAGTGTTGATGCGCCGCATACGGGACAACGCGTCGGGCAGGGGCAGCTTGGCCGCGACCCGCGGTAGCGGTCGAACAACCTGCGGGTCGACCACCGCGTCGGGATCGTCACCGAGTGCGAGCACATCCTTGATGTGCAGGTAACCGATGAAGACTCCCGTCGCATCGGCGACCGGGAACCGGGAGTAGCCCGTGTCGGCGAGGGCCTGTTCCACGGCGGCGACCGTGGGTCCCGATCCGGGTTTGGCCACGGGCACCGCACGGATCTCCCGCAACGGGACCGCGACGTCCGCGACGTGGCGGTTGCGGATCTGCAGGGCGCGAGTCAGTCGCGTGTGCTCTTCGGGATCGAGCAGACCCTCGGACACCGATTCGGCGATCATCTCGGAAAGCTCCACGGTGGACACCGTGACGTCGAGTTCGTCCTTCGGTTCGACCCGCATCATCCGCAGCGTGACGTTGGCGCACCAGTTGTAGAACGCGATGAACGGCCGGGCGGCCTTGATGTACACCAGGTAGATCGGGATCAGCAGCATCGCGGTGGACTCCGGTCCCGCGATCGCGATGTTCTTCGGCACCATCTCACCCAGGAGCACGTGCAGGATCACCACCAGGCCCAATGCCACCACGAAGGACACGGTGTGCAGCACCGCATCGGGGACGCCCAGCAGGTCGAAGGGCTTCTCCAACAGATGGGCCACCGCGGGTTCGCCCACGCGGCCCAACAGGATCGAACAGACCGTGATGCCCAGTTGGGCACCGGCCAGCATCAGCGACAGGCGCTCGCCGGCGCGGATCACGGTCACCGCACTGCGCTTACCCTGTTCGGCCAGGGCCTCCAGGCGGTCGCGGCGCGCCGAGATCAGCGCGAACTCCGAACCCACGAAGAACGCGTTGGCCGCCAGCAGCACCACCGTCAGCAGCACACCGAACAGATCGCCACCCATCAGTGGGCCCTCCCTTCGGTGTCATGCTCGTGCCCTCGGCCCAATTCGGTGAGCTCCAGCTGATCTATTCGGCGCCCGTCCATCCTGATCACGGTGGCGCGCCAGCGCACGGGATCGTCGTACCCGCCGTCGGGGTCGAACGCGCGCAGCACGACCGACTCCCCGGTGTCCGGGATGTGGCCGAGTTCGTCGAGCACCAGGCCGCCGATGGTCTCGTAATCGCCTTCGGGCGCGCGGAATCCGGTCGCACTGGCGACCTCGTCGATGCGCAGAAGGCCCGACACCTGCCAGCCGTTGCCAGCCTCGACGACGTCGGGTGTCGCGTCGTCGTGCTCGTCGCGCACGTCACCGACGATCTCCTCGATGAGGTCCTCCACGGTCACCATGCCCGCGGTGCCGCCGTACTCGTCGACCACGAGCGCGGTCTGCATACCGTTGGCGCGGATCTGCGTCATGACGGTGTCGCCGTCCAGGGTCGACGGCACCACCGCGACGGGCTGGGCCAGCACCGCGAGCTTGGTTTCCGCGCGGCGCGAAGGCGCGATCTCGAAGACCTGTTTGACGTGCACGATACCGATGGTCTCGTCGAGGTCGCCCTCGATGATCGGGAAGCGCGAGAATCCGGTCTCGGTCGCGGCCCGGACCAGGTCCGCCACGGTGTCGTCGGCCTGCAGGGCCTCGATCTTCGAGCGTGGCGTCATCAGTTCCTCGGCACTGCGGTCGCCGAACTGCAGTGAGCGGTCCACCAGAGTGGCCGTCACGGCGTCAAGCGATCCGCTGCGGGCCGACGTGCGCACGAGCGACACCAGTTCCTGCGGCGAGCGTGCCGACCGCAGTTCCTCGGCCGGTTCGATGCCCATGCGCCGCAGAATCCAGTTGGCGGTGCCGTTGGTGGCTTTGATCGCCGGGGTGAACAACGCCGAGAAAAGGAGTTGCGGCCCAGCCGAGGCGCGCGCTGTCGGAACGGGTTTCGACACCGCGAGGTTCTTGGGCACCAGTTCGCCGAACACCATCGACAGCGAAGTCGCGATGAGGAGCGCCAGGGCCAGTGCCAACCCGCTGGAGAGGTTCGGGGGCAGTCCCGCCGCGTCGAGCAGCGGATGCAGCAGGCGGGCGACCACCGGTTCGGCCAGGAAACCCGTGGCCAAGGTGGTGATCGAGATGCCGATTTGGGCGCCGGAGAGCTGGAACGACAGCGTGCGGTGCGCCCGCTGGACGAACTTGTCGCGCCGATCACCGGTGCGGGCGTTGGCGTCGACGGTGCTGCGCTCCAGCGCGGTCAACGAGAACTCGGCGGCGACGAACATCGCGGTCCCCGCGGTCAGGACCAGGATGGCGAGCACGCTCAGTGCCATGACCCACCCGGTCATGCGAGGGCCTCGAAATGGGCGCCGGGCACATGGCCCGGCTGACTAGAGGAGGGTTCGTCAGAGTCGGCGGAGGCGGGCGCGTGCCGCGCCTCCTGGAGGTCCCGCTCAATTGGAGCGGCCTCGACGGGTGCCTGCGGCACGTGGTCCCTTTCAACGTCGGCGCGTGCGCGAATCCGCGCAGTGTGACCACATATCGTAGCGGGATTCTGGTCGCCTGCGGTCCATCACCGGACCCGAGACCTTCGGTTAGGCGATCCTCAGTCGATGGTAGGTTGCGGATCGAGGCTGCTCACCGCACCACCCCCGATCGGACAGACAGGTGTATCTGCATGGCGACGATGATGGCGAAGCTCACAGCGGGATTGAGTTCGATCGCATTGGCGGCGGCGTTGTCCGCGTGCTCCAGCGGTGAATCCGGCCCGGAGTCCGCGGGCGGCGACAACGCTGAGAAGACCGAGAAGGTCGTCGTGTACTCCGGTCGCAGTGAGGACCTGGTGGCGCCGCTGTTCGAACAGTTCACCGCCGACACCGGCATCGAAGTGGAGGCCCGCTACGCCGGATCCGGCGAGCTCGCCGCGCAGTTGATCACCGAGGGCGACAAGTCTCCGGCGGACGTGTTCCTGTCCCAGGACG
The DNA window shown above is from Mycolicibacterium confluentis and carries:
- a CDS encoding hemolysin family protein; its protein translation is MGGDLFGVLLTVVLLAANAFFVGSEFALISARRDRLEALAEQGKRSAVTVIRAGERLSLMLAGAQLGITVCSILLGRVGEPAVAHLLEKPFDLLGVPDAVLHTVSFVVALGLVVILHVLLGEMVPKNIAIAGPESTAMLLIPIYLVYIKAARPFIAFYNWCANVTLRMMRVEPKDELDVTVSTVELSEMIAESVSEGLLDPEEHTRLTRALQIRNRHVADVAVPLREIRAVPVAKPGSGPTVAAVEQALADTGYSRFPVADATGVFIGYLHIKDVLALGDDPDAVVDPQVVRPLPRVAAKLPLPDALSRMRRINTHLALVTDEEDQVVAMVALEDLVEDLVGTVRDGTHRV
- a CDS encoding hemolysin family protein, translating into MTGWVMALSVLAILVLTAGTAMFVAAEFSLTALERSTVDANARTGDRRDKFVQRAHRTLSFQLSGAQIGISITTLATGFLAEPVVARLLHPLLDAAGLPPNLSSGLALALALLIATSLSMVFGELVPKNLAVSKPVPTARASAGPQLLFSALFTPAIKATNGTANWILRRMGIEPAEELRSARSPQELVSLVRTSARSGSLDAVTATLVDRSLQFGDRSAEELMTPRSKIEALQADDTVADLVRAATETGFSRFPIIEGDLDETIGIVHVKQVFEIAPSRRAETKLAVLAQPVAVVPSTLDGDTVMTQIRANGMQTALVVDEYGGTAGMVTVEDLIEEIVGDVRDEHDDATPDVVEAGNGWQVSGLLRIDEVASATGFRAPEGDYETIGGLVLDELGHIPDTGESVVLRAFDPDGGYDDPVRWRATVIRMDGRRIDQLELTELGRGHEHDTEGRAH